Genomic DNA from Paenibacillus donghaensis:
GTCATGGAGACTAGGAATTCCAGACTTTCCTGGGCTGCTTCCTTCAGGCTGAGATTGCCGGAGAGCGAGTAGGCCTTCAGGAGCGCCCACGGGAGCATGGAATTGCCATAAGTCAGACTGTCCTCGAACCAATTCCAGCCCTCGCCACGTCTGTTTACATAGAGAAGCTGCAGCTTGACGCCCATGTCTTCTATCAGGTTCATGATGAACTCCCGGGGCAGAAAAGCCAGTTCCTCTTCAGTGCCGGGCGTATGGGGATAAGGAAAAGCATAGGTTAAAGCGCCGCTGGTCTCAATCAGGCTGGTTAAGCCGATTAGGGCATATGCACTTGCGCGCGGCGATTCCAGCCTACCGAGATGCGGCAAGGCCTGATTGATCAGATACCGGCAGGTGTTCATTAGATTATCCGGCAAGCCGGCTGAACGGGACAGCGCGAAGCCGAGGGCCCAAACGGTGCGTCCCTGGCAATCCTCCGAGCCGCTGTCTTCCATAAACGAACGGCTATAATCCATAAAGTTTCTAAAGTTCCCCTGCCTGTTCTGGGCATGATGAATGAAGGCGATATAAGTGTTAATGAGTCCGAGTGCAGCAGGTTCTCTGGTGTTCTCGTATAACAAGACCGCTGCGATCAATGCCCGGGCGTTATCGTCGGTAGTGTAGCCCTTCTCGCGGTCAGGAACGCCAAACTTGGTATGCTGAAAAATGCCGGTGTCATCCGTAATCCGGTACAGATAATCCGGGTTGAATTTCTTCGCAAGGTTTTGAACTTCCATTAAATCACACTCCTTCCGGAGAATTGTGACAGCGCCAGCGTCTCCTGAAATAAGGAAGCATAAGTCTTGGCGATTTCGCTCCAC
This window encodes:
- a CDS encoding glycosyltransferase, with the translated sequence MEVQNLAKKFNPDYLYRITDDTGIFQHTKFGVPDREKGYTTDDNARALIAAVLLYENTREPAALGLINTYIAFIHHAQNRQGNFRNFMDYSRSFMEDSGSEDCQGRTVWALGFALSRSAGLPDNLMNTCRYLINQALPHLGRLESPRASAYALIGLTSLIETSGALTYAFPYPHTPGTEEELAFLPREFIMNLIEDMGVKLQLLYVNRRGEGWNWFEDSLTYGNSMLPWALLKAYSLSGNLSLKEAAQESLEFLVSMTFTEAGYYKPIGSHGWMLRGGTAALYDEQPIEACEMLLACKEAAIVLHDSSYLKLASICYNWYTGSNSLNLSLIDPQTGACYDGIHSTGLNLNQGSESIISLSIAHLVMHHE